One Paenibacillus sp. FSL W8-0186 genomic window carries:
- a CDS encoding cation-translocating P-type ATPase, with amino-acid sequence MWHLKSQEEVLKELQVDPAVGLSHEEVRARLEQHGPNRLKGKPKKSMVALFLAQLKDMLIYVLLGAAIVTLIVGEYVDAIIILAVVLLNALIGVFQEQKAEKAIEALQQMTTPKSLVRRQGEVKEINSEDIVPGDIVILDAGRYIPADLRLLDSANLQIEESALTGESVPSDKDAEARLDDPKITVGDMSNMAFMSTLVTYGRGEGIAVATGMNTEMGKIATILDEDTQELTPLQKKLEELGKTLGYIAIGICVLIFVIGLIQKRDLFELFLTAISLAVAAIPEGLPAIVAIVLALGVTRMSRIHAIVKKLPAVETLGSVSIICSDKTGTLTQNKMTVVKYYTATPLGDEPPVELIKTFVLCSDATHENGESTGDPTEVALVIYGEQNNIMKKSLEAEYKRVSERPFDSDRKLMSTLNKTRQGYRVHTKGAIDQLLKISTSAVVGGEVVPLTEELKQQYLQAAEGMSDDALRVLGAAYKDTEEMLEPEQMEQDLTILGFVGMIDPPRVEVKDSIHEAKMAGITPIMITGDHRNTAVAIAKELGIASSIEQSMTGAEIDELSDEAFAQKIKNIRVFARVSPEHKVKIVKAFKAQGNIVSMTGDGVNDAPSLKNADIGVAMGITGTDVSKGASDMILTDDNFTTIVHAIREGRNIYSNIRKTVTFLLSCNFGEVVAILASILFFWPLPLLATQILWINLVTDTLPAIALGVDPGEKDVMKRKPRDPKESFFAGGAAFRAILGGLLIGSLTLVAFYLGLREHGFSMTSANISDEAMTYARTMAFVVLAASQLFYSFTKRSDTKSIFQVGLFSNKLLVGAVIAGLVLQFASISIPFLAAAFKVHNLSLADWGVVIGLALIPLLINELIKVFMRLRTAK; translated from the coding sequence ATGTGGCATTTGAAATCGCAGGAAGAAGTGCTCAAGGAGCTGCAGGTCGATCCGGCTGTCGGGCTTTCTCATGAAGAAGTACGCGCGAGGCTGGAGCAGCACGGGCCGAACAGATTAAAGGGCAAGCCGAAGAAAAGCATGGTCGCTCTATTTTTGGCCCAGTTAAAGGATATGCTCATTTATGTGCTCTTGGGCGCAGCGATAGTTACGCTCATCGTAGGCGAATATGTGGATGCCATCATTATTCTTGCTGTCGTTCTGCTGAATGCGCTGATCGGTGTGTTCCAGGAGCAAAAGGCGGAGAAGGCCATCGAAGCCCTGCAGCAAATGACCACGCCTAAATCGCTCGTTCGCCGTCAAGGTGAGGTGAAGGAGATTAATTCCGAGGACATCGTGCCCGGGGATATTGTCATACTGGATGCAGGCCGATACATACCGGCTGATCTTCGGCTGCTGGATAGCGCCAATTTGCAGATCGAGGAATCCGCGTTGACCGGGGAGTCTGTTCCTTCCGACAAAGACGCCGAAGCACGTCTGGACGATCCCAAAATCACGGTTGGCGATATGTCCAATATGGCATTCATGTCCACCCTTGTAACCTATGGAAGGGGAGAAGGGATTGCCGTAGCGACCGGAATGAATACGGAAATGGGGAAAATCGCCACCATTCTCGATGAGGATACGCAAGAGCTGACCCCACTGCAGAAAAAATTAGAGGAGCTCGGCAAAACGCTGGGCTACATCGCCATTGGTATCTGCGTCTTGATCTTTGTGATCGGGCTGATTCAGAAACGCGATTTGTTCGAGCTATTCTTAACCGCGATCAGTCTAGCCGTAGCGGCGATCCCGGAAGGGCTTCCGGCTATCGTCGCGATCGTTCTCGCGCTGGGCGTTACCCGCATGTCGCGGATTCATGCGATCGTGAAGAAGCTGCCCGCCGTGGAGACACTGGGCTCCGTCAGTATCATTTGCTCGGATAAGACAGGTACCTTGACTCAGAATAAAATGACGGTCGTAAAATACTATACTGCTACGCCGCTGGGTGATGAACCTCCGGTGGAGCTGATTAAGACCTTCGTGCTCTGCTCCGACGCGACCCATGAGAACGGAGAAAGTACGGGCGACCCGACGGAAGTGGCCCTTGTCATTTATGGCGAGCAGAACAATATTATGAAAAAATCGCTGGAAGCGGAATACAAGCGGGTTTCCGAGAGGCCCTTCGATTCCGACCGCAAGCTCATGTCTACGCTAAACAAGACGAGACAGGGCTACCGTGTTCATACGAAAGGGGCCATCGACCAGCTGCTGAAGATCTCTACTTCGGCCGTTGTGGGCGGAGAGGTGGTTCCGCTGACCGAGGAGCTGAAGCAGCAGTACTTGCAGGCGGCCGAAGGGATGTCGGACGACGCTTTGAGGGTTCTCGGCGCAGCCTATAAGGATACCGAGGAAATGCTGGAGCCTGAGCAGATGGAACAGGATTTGACGATTCTGGGCTTCGTCGGCATGATTGATCCGCCAAGAGTCGAAGTGAAGGATTCCATTCACGAAGCGAAGATGGCGGGCATTACGCCAATCATGATTACCGGCGACCATCGGAACACCGCCGTGGCGATCGCCAAGGAGCTTGGCATTGCCAGCTCAATCGAGCAGAGCATGACGGGCGCGGAAATCGATGAGCTCTCCGATGAGGCTTTTGCCCAGAAGATTAAAAATATTCGCGTCTTTGCCCGTGTATCCCCAGAGCACAAAGTTAAAATCGTCAAAGCATTCAAAGCGCAAGGCAATATCGTCTCAATGACTGGCGACGGGGTGAATGATGCGCCATCTTTGAAAAACGCCGATATCGGCGTAGCGATGGGCATTACCGGCACCGATGTCTCGAAGGGTGCCAGCGACATGATCTTGACCGACGACAATTTCACCACCATCGTGCATGCGATCCGGGAAGGACGGAATATCTATTCGAACATTCGCAAGACGGTCACCTTCCTTCTGTCCTGTAATTTCGGTGAAGTTGTAGCGATTCTGGCCTCGATTCTGTTCTTTTGGCCGCTGCCGCTCCTGGCGACCCAGATTCTCTGGATCAACCTGGTGACGGATACTTTGCCGGCGATCGCGCTTGGGGTGGATCCAGGCGAGAAAGATGTGATGAAACGGAAGCCGCGGGATCCGAAGGAGAGCTTCTTCGCCGGCGGAGCGGCGTTCCGGGCGATTCTCGGCGGTCTTCTGATCGGTTCTCTGACTTTGGTAGCCTTCTACTTGGGGCTGCGAGAACATGGTTTCAGCATGACCTCGGCGAATATTTCTGATGAAGCGATGACGTATGCACGGACGATGGCTTTCGTTGTATTGGCCGCATCGCAGCTGTTCTACTCCTTTACGAAGCGGAGCGACACGAAGTCCATTTTCCAGGTCGGACTGTTCTCCAACAAGCTTCTGGTCGGCGCGGTTATTGCCGGGCTTGTTCTGCAGTTTGCCTCGATCAGTATTCCGTTCCTGGCTGCGGCATTCAAAGTGCATAACCTGTCCCTCGCGGATTGGGGAGTCGTCATTGGGCTGGCCTTGATTCCGCTCCTTATAAACGAGTTGATTAAGGTGTTCATGCGCCTAAGAACAGCAAAATAA